A genomic stretch from Falco biarmicus isolate bFalBia1 chromosome 17, bFalBia1.pri, whole genome shotgun sequence includes:
- the EIF1 gene encoding eukaryotic translation initiation factor 1: MSAIQNLQPFDPFADASKGDDLLPAGTEDYIHIRIQQRNGRKTLTTVQGIADDYDKKKLVKAFKKKFACNGTVIEHPEYGEVIQLQGDQRKNICQFLVEIGLAKDDQLKVHGF; the protein is encoded by the exons ATGTCCGCTATCCAGAACCTCCAACCCTTCG ACCCCTTTGCTGATGCAAGTAAGGGTGATGACCTGCTCCCTGCCGGCACTGAGGACTACATCCATATAAGGATCCAGCAGCGGAACGGCAGGAAGACCCTCACCACAGTCCAGGGCATCGCGGATGATTACGATAAAAAGAAACTGGTGAAAGCCTTCAAAAAG AAATTCGCCTGCAATGGTACTGTAATTGAGCACCCCGAATATGGAGAAGTGATTCAGTTGCAAGGTGACCAGCGCAAGAACATATGCCAGTTCCTCGTGGAG atTGGACTGGCTAAAGACGACCAGCTGAAAGTCCATGGGTTTTAA
- the LOC130160218 gene encoding LOW QUALITY PROTEIN: keratin, type I cytoskeletal 14-like (The sequence of the model RefSeq protein was modified relative to this genomic sequence to represent the inferred CDS: deleted 1 base in 1 codon), with translation MSTTVRQYSSSTSLKGFGGLAGGSSRLSSVRVGGGGYRAPSVHGGSSSYSVSSRIVSGLGSGYGGSYCSSVGGGLGSGFGGSYGAGFGAGFGAGFGGGFGGGFGGGDGILPAGEKETMQNLNDRLAAYLDKVRALEEANTDLEVKIREWYKKQGPGPDRDYSPYYRTIEELRNKVLVATVDNANFLLQIDNARLTADDFRNKFETEQALRLSVEADINGLRRVLDELTLARADLEMQIENLKEELAYLKKNHEEEMNALRGQVGGEISVEMDAAPGIDLTKILAEMREQYESLADKNRRDAEQWFFSKTEELNREVAINTEQLQSGKTEITELRRTIQSLEIDLQSQLSTKAALEGTLADTEARYGTQLAQLQGLITSVEEQLAELRCDMERQNHEYRVLLDVKCRLEQEIATYRRLLEGEDAHMSSLYISQPVKEAPITTRQIRTIFEEVQDGKVISSREQITQAAH, from the exons ATGAGCACCACTGTCAGGCAGtactcctcctccacctccctcAAGGGGTTCGGTGGCCTGGCTGGGGGCTCCAGCAGGCTTTCCTCCGTGCGAGTTGGGGGAGGGGGCTACAGAGCCCCCAGCGTCCACGGAGGCTCCAGCAGCTACTCTGTCTCTTCCCGCATCGTCTCGGGGCTCGGCAGCGGCTATGGGGGCAGCTACTGCAGCAGCGTAGGA GGGGGCCTCGGCAGTGGCTTTGGGGGTAGCTATGGGGCTGGCTTTGGGGCTGGCTTTGGAGCCGGCTTCGGGGGGGGCTTTGGGGGAGGCTTTGGAGGCGGCGATGGCATCCTGCCGGCTGGCGAAAAGGAGACGATGCAGAACCTCAACGACCGCCTGGCTGCCTACCTGGACAAAGTGCGTGCCCTGGAGGAGGCCAACACCGACCTGGAGGTCAAGATCAGGGAATGGTACAAGAAGCAGGGACCTGGTCCAGACCGTGACTACAGCCCCTACTACAGGACTATCGAGGAGCTCAGGAACAAG GTGCTGGTGGCCACAGTCGACAACGCTAACTTCCTCCTGCAGATCGACAACGCCAGGCTGACAGCTGATGACTTCCGGAACAA GTTTGAGACGGAGCAGGCTCTGCGCCTGAGCGTGGAGGCCGACATCAACGGCCTGCGCAGGGTCCTGGATGAGCTGACCCTGGCCAGAGCTGACCTGGAGATGCAGATCGAGAACCTGAAGGAGGAGCTGGCCTACCTCAAGAAGAACCATGAGGAG GAGATGAATGCCCTGCGTGGGCAGGTGGGTGGAGAGATCAGCGTGGAGATGGATGCTGCTCCTGGAATCGACCTCACCAAGATCCTGGCTGAGATGAGGGAGCAGTACGAGAGCCTGGCGGACAAGAACCGCAGGGACGCCGAGCAGTGGTTCTTCAGCAAG ACGGAAGAGCTGAACCGGGAGGTGGCCATCAACACCGAGCAGCTCCAGAGCGGCAAGACAGAGATCACCGAGCTGCGACGCACCATCCAGAGCCTGGAGATCGACCTGCAGAGCCAGCTCAGCACG AAAGCGGCGTTGGAGGGCACCTTGGCCGACACAGAAGCCCGCTACGGCACCCAGCTGgcccagctgcaggggctgATCACCAGCGTGGAGGAGCAGCTGGCCGAGCTGCGGTGCGACATGGAGCGCCAGAACCACGAGTACAGGGTCCTCCTGGACGTCAAATGCCGCCTGGAGCAGGAGATCGCCACGTACCGCCGGCTCCTGGAGGGTGAAGATGCCCA CATGTCTTCCCTCTACATCTCGCAGCCTGTGAAAGAAG CACCTATAACTACCCGTCAAATCCGCACGATCTTTGAGGAAGTCCAGGATGGGAAGGTGATCTCCTCCCGCGAGCAGATCACCCAGGCTGCCCACTGA